One genomic segment of Streptomyces sp. NBC_00239 includes these proteins:
- the hpf gene encoding ribosome hibernation-promoting factor, HPF/YfiA family, whose amino-acid sequence MDIVVKGRKTEVPDRFRKHVAEKLNLERIQKLDAKVISLDVEVSKEHNPRQADRSDRVEITLRSRGPVIRAEAAAADAYAALDLAQDKLEARLRKQHDKRGTRRGTGRLSAAEVADVVPDAATLNGNGEIAREEAGDKIPTTRIGSMEVLGEGPLIVREKTHSAAPMTLDQALYEMELVGHDFYLFVDADTKQPSVVYRRHAYDYGVIHLNADSASTSEEARGAGGALGG is encoded by the coding sequence GTGGACATCGTCGTCAAGGGCCGCAAGACCGAGGTGCCCGACCGGTTCCGCAAGCACGTGGCCGAGAAGCTGAATCTGGAGAGAATCCAGAAGCTCGACGCCAAGGTGATCAGCCTGGACGTCGAGGTGTCCAAGGAACACAACCCGCGCCAGGCCGACCGTTCCGACCGGGTGGAGATCACCCTTCGCTCGCGGGGCCCGGTCATCCGGGCGGAGGCAGCCGCCGCCGACGCGTACGCGGCGCTGGACCTGGCCCAGGACAAGCTGGAGGCCCGGCTGCGGAAGCAGCACGACAAGCGCGGCACCCGCCGCGGCACCGGCCGCCTTTCGGCCGCAGAGGTCGCCGACGTCGTACCGGACGCCGCCACCCTCAACGGAAATGGCGAGATCGCTCGGGAAGAGGCCGGGGACAAGATCCCGACCACGAGGATCGGCTCGATGGAAGTGCTGGGCGAAGGACCGCTCATCGTCCGCGAGAAGACCCACTCGGCCGCACCGATGACGCTAGATCAGGCCCTCTACGAGATGGAACTGGTCGGGCACGACTTCTACCTGTTCGTCGACGCCGACACCAAGCAGCCCAGCGTCGTGTATCGGCGCCACGCCTACGACTACGGCGTCATTCACCTGAACGCGGACAGCGCCTCCACCTCGGAAGAGGCCCGGGGCGCCGGCGGAGCACTCGGCGGCTGA
- a CDS encoding response regulator transcription factor: MADSFGPVHDGNATDCPPGPGGEPIRVLVVDDHALFRRGLEIVLAQEEDIQVVGEAGDGAEAVDKAADLLPDIVLMDVRMPRRGGIEACTSIKEVAPSAKIIMLTISDEEADLYDAIKAGATGYLLKEISTDEVATAIRAVADGQSQISPSMASKLLTEFKSMIQRTDERRLVPAPRLTDRELEVLKLVATGMNNRDIAKQLFISENTVKNHVRNILEKLQLHSRMEAVVYAMREKILEIR; encoded by the coding sequence ATGGCGGACAGCTTCGGGCCGGTGCACGACGGAAATGCGACGGACTGCCCCCCGGGACCGGGCGGCGAACCGATCCGCGTGCTCGTCGTGGACGACCACGCACTCTTCCGGCGCGGCCTGGAGATCGTCCTCGCCCAGGAGGAGGACATCCAGGTCGTCGGCGAGGCCGGGGACGGCGCGGAAGCGGTGGACAAGGCCGCGGACCTGCTGCCGGACATCGTCCTGATGGACGTACGGATGCCCCGGCGCGGCGGCATCGAGGCCTGCACCTCGATCAAGGAGGTGGCCCCCTCCGCGAAGATCATCATGCTGACGATCAGCGACGAGGAGGCCGACCTCTACGACGCGATCAAGGCGGGCGCCACCGGCTACCTGCTCAAGGAGATCTCCACGGACGAGGTCGCCACCGCGATCCGGGCCGTGGCGGACGGGCAGTCCCAGATCAGCCCCTCGATGGCCTCGAAGCTGCTCACCGAGTTCAAGTCGATGATCCAGCGCACCGACGAGCGGCGGCTGGTCCCCGCGCCCCGGCTGACCGACCGTGAGCTGGAAGTCCTGAAGCTGGTGGCCACCGGCATGAACAACCGGGACATCGCCAAGCAGCTCTTCATCTCCGAGAACACCGTGAAGAACCACGTCCGCAACATCCTGGAGAAGCTCCAGCTGCACTCCCGGATGGAAGCCGTGGTCTACGCGATGCGCGAGAAGATCCTGGAGATCCGGTAG
- a CDS encoding winged helix-turn-helix domain-containing protein, whose translation MTTAPPPAVSLSAAEARRIALRAQGFLGAPDRRGGVRGMLRHLGAVQLDTISVLARSHELVPYARLGAVGRDTVERAYWSDSHAFEYWSHAACILPVEEWPHFAFRRRANRARGHRWHHLADKEQSTRAVLDRLAGEGPLTSTGLGGAKNGGEWFEWSETKIAVEWLLDTGVVVCAERRGWKRVYDLAERAVPGELFHDDLDDRECLRRLVALAGHSLGVGTRADLADYHRLKGDQVDAVIADSGLVPVEVEGWGRPAWADPAALASEPRGRHRTTLLSPFDSLIWDRARTERIFGFTHRLEAYVPKPKRVHGYFAMPLLSGGRLLGRVDPAREGRTLVARQVSLESAAAARPMAQALREAAQWVGCDAVRIERAGSASEAAALTSELAAL comes from the coding sequence ATGACGACCGCACCGCCGCCCGCCGTGTCCCTGTCCGCCGCCGAGGCCCGCCGGATCGCCCTGCGCGCGCAGGGCTTCCTCGGGGCGCCCGACCGCCGCGGCGGTGTCCGCGGCATGCTCCGGCACCTGGGCGCCGTCCAGCTGGACACCATCTCGGTCCTGGCCCGCTCGCACGAGCTGGTCCCGTACGCGCGCCTGGGCGCGGTCGGCCGGGACACCGTCGAGCGGGCGTACTGGAGCGACAGCCACGCCTTCGAGTACTGGTCGCACGCGGCCTGCATCCTGCCCGTCGAAGAATGGCCGCATTTCGCCTTCAGGCGCCGGGCCAACCGCGCCCGCGGGCACCGCTGGCACCACCTCGCCGACAAGGAGCAGTCGACGCGGGCGGTCCTGGACCGGCTGGCCGGCGAGGGGCCGCTGACGTCCACCGGGCTGGGCGGCGCGAAGAACGGCGGCGAGTGGTTCGAGTGGTCCGAGACCAAGATCGCCGTGGAGTGGCTGCTCGACACCGGCGTGGTGGTGTGCGCCGAGCGCCGCGGCTGGAAGCGGGTCTACGACCTTGCCGAGCGGGCGGTGCCCGGCGAGCTGTTCCACGACGACCTCGACGACCGCGAGTGCCTGCGCCGCCTGGTGGCGCTGGCCGGGCACTCGCTGGGCGTCGGCACCCGGGCCGACCTCGCCGACTACCACCGGCTCAAGGGCGACCAGGTGGACGCGGTGATCGCGGACTCCGGGCTGGTCCCGGTCGAGGTCGAGGGCTGGGGCCGGCCCGCGTGGGCGGACCCGGCGGCGCTGGCCTCGGAGCCGCGCGGCCGGCACCGCACCACCCTGCTGTCCCCGTTCGACTCGCTGATCTGGGACCGCGCGCGGACCGAGCGGATCTTCGGTTTCACGCACCGGCTGGAGGCGTATGTGCCCAAGCCGAAGCGCGTGCACGGGTACTTCGCGATGCCGCTGCTCTCGGGCGGGCGGCTGCTGGGCCGCGTGGACCCGGCCCGCGAGGGGCGCACCCTGGTGGCCCGGCAGGTCTCGCTGGAGTCGGCGGCCGCCGCCCGGCCGATGGCGCAGGCCCTGCGGGAGGCCGCGCAGTGGGTGGGCTGCGACGCGGTCCGCATCGAGCGGGCCGGCTCGGCGTCCGAGGCGGCCGCCCTGACGAGTGAACTCGCCGCGCTCTAG
- the secA gene encoding preprotein translocase subunit SecA has translation MSVFNKLMRAGEGKILRKLHRIADQVNSIEEDFVNLSDAELRALTDEYKERYQNGESLDDLLPEAFATVREAAKRVLGQRHYDVQLMGGAALHLGYVAEMKTGEGKTLVGTLPAYLNALSGKGVHLITVNDYLAERDSEMMGRVHKFLGLEVGCILANMSPAQRREQYACDITYGTNNEFGFDYLRDNMAWSKDELVQRGHNFAVVDEVDSILVDEARTPLIISGPADQATKWYGDFAKLVTRLTKGEPGQPLKGIEETGDYEVDEKKRTVGIHESGVAKVEDWLGIDNLYESVNTPLVGYLNNAIKAKELFKKDKDYVVIDGEVMIVDEHTGRILAGRRYNEGMHQAIEAKEGVDIKDENQTLATITLQNFFRLYGKLSGMTGTAMTEAAEFHQIYKLGVVPIPTNRAMVRKDQPDLIYRTEVAKFAAVVDDIAEKHEKGQPILVGTTSVEKSEYLSQQLSKRGIPHEVLNAKQHDREASIVAQAGRRGAVTVATNMAGRGTDIKLGGNPDDLAEAELRQRGLDPEEHIEEWAHALPEALHKAEAAVKAEFEEVKELGGLYVLGTERHESRRIDNQLRGRSGRQGDPGESRFYLSLGDDLMRLFKAQMVERVMAMANVPDDVPIENKMVTRAIASAQSQVETQNFETRKNVLKYDEVLNSQREVIYGERRRVLEGEDLHEQVRFFMDDTIDAYIGAETVEGFAEEWDLDRLWGAFKQLYPIKATVEELEEAAGDRAGITAEFIAETVKEDIHEQYEAREKQLGSDIMRELERRVVLSVLDRKWREHLYEMDYLQEGIGLRAMAQKDPLVEYQREGFDMFNAMMDGIKEESVGYLFNLEVQVEQQVEELPVAADALPAQDSRPEIRAKGLDAPQRPDRLHFSAPTVDGEGGVVEGDFGDTVPEGDGMTRAERRKAQKAAGGRRRKK, from the coding sequence GTGTCCGTCTTCAACAAGCTCATGCGTGCAGGCGAAGGCAAGATCCTGCGCAAACTGCACCGCATCGCGGACCAGGTCAACTCCATCGAAGAGGACTTCGTCAACCTCTCCGACGCCGAGTTGAGGGCGCTCACGGACGAGTACAAGGAGCGCTACCAGAACGGCGAGAGCCTGGACGACCTGCTGCCCGAGGCGTTCGCCACGGTCCGCGAGGCCGCCAAGCGCGTCCTGGGACAGCGCCACTACGACGTCCAGCTCATGGGCGGCGCCGCCCTGCACCTCGGCTACGTGGCCGAGATGAAGACCGGTGAGGGCAAGACCCTCGTCGGCACCCTGCCCGCGTACCTGAACGCGCTGTCCGGCAAGGGCGTCCACCTGATCACGGTGAACGACTACCTGGCCGAGCGCGACTCCGAGATGATGGGCCGGGTCCACAAGTTCCTCGGCCTCGAGGTCGGCTGCATCCTGGCGAACATGTCGCCGGCCCAGCGCCGCGAGCAGTACGCCTGCGACATCACGTACGGCACCAACAACGAATTCGGCTTCGACTACCTGCGCGACAACATGGCGTGGTCGAAGGACGAGCTGGTGCAGCGCGGCCACAACTTCGCCGTGGTCGACGAGGTCGACTCGATCCTCGTCGACGAGGCCCGCACCCCGCTGATCATCTCCGGCCCCGCCGACCAGGCCACCAAGTGGTACGGCGACTTCGCCAAGCTGGTCACCCGCCTGACCAAGGGCGAGCCCGGCCAGCCCCTCAAGGGCATCGAGGAGACCGGCGACTACGAGGTCGACGAGAAGAAGCGCACCGTCGGCATCCACGAGTCCGGTGTCGCCAAGGTCGAGGACTGGCTCGGCATCGACAACCTCTACGAGTCGGTGAACACCCCGCTCGTCGGCTACCTGAACAACGCCATCAAGGCGAAGGAACTGTTCAAGAAGGACAAGGACTACGTCGTCATCGACGGCGAAGTCATGATCGTCGACGAGCACACCGGCCGAATCCTCGCCGGCCGCCGCTACAACGAGGGCATGCACCAGGCGATCGAGGCGAAGGAAGGGGTGGACATCAAGGACGAGAACCAGACCCTCGCCACGATCACCCTCCAGAACTTCTTCCGCCTCTACGGCAAGCTGTCCGGCATGACCGGTACGGCCATGACCGAGGCCGCCGAGTTCCACCAGATCTACAAGCTGGGCGTCGTCCCGATCCCGACGAACCGCGCCATGGTCCGCAAGGACCAGCCCGACCTCATCTACCGCACCGAGGTCGCCAAGTTCGCCGCCGTCGTCGACGACATCGCGGAGAAGCACGAGAAGGGCCAGCCGATCCTGGTCGGCACCACCTCGGTCGAGAAGTCCGAGTACCTCTCGCAGCAGCTCTCCAAGCGCGGCATCCCGCACGAGGTGCTCAACGCCAAGCAGCACGACCGTGAGGCGTCGATCGTCGCCCAGGCCGGCCGCCGCGGCGCCGTCACCGTCGCCACGAACATGGCCGGCCGCGGTACGGACATCAAGCTCGGCGGCAACCCCGACGACCTCGCCGAGGCGGAGCTGCGCCAGCGCGGCCTCGACCCGGAGGAGCACATCGAGGAGTGGGCGCACGCCCTGCCCGAGGCGCTCCACAAGGCCGAGGCGGCCGTGAAGGCCGAGTTCGAAGAGGTCAAGGAGCTCGGCGGGCTGTACGTGCTCGGCACCGAGCGCCACGAGTCGCGCCGTATCGACAACCAGCTGCGCGGCCGCTCCGGCCGTCAGGGCGACCCGGGCGAGTCCCGCTTCTACCTCTCGCTGGGCGACGACCTGATGCGCCTGTTCAAGGCCCAGATGGTCGAGCGCGTCATGGCGATGGCGAACGTGCCGGACGACGTGCCGATCGAGAACAAGATGGTGACGCGCGCGATCGCGTCGGCCCAGTCGCAGGTCGAGACCCAGAACTTCGAGACGCGCAAGAACGTCCTGAAGTACGACGAGGTCCTCAACAGCCAGCGCGAGGTCATCTACGGCGAGCGCCGCCGCGTCCTGGAGGGCGAGGACCTGCACGAGCAGGTGCGCTTCTTCATGGACGACACCATCGACGCCTACATCGGCGCCGAGACGGTCGAGGGCTTCGCCGAGGAGTGGGACCTGGACCGACTGTGGGGCGCCTTCAAGCAGCTCTACCCGATCAAGGCCACGGTCGAGGAGCTCGAAGAGGCCGCGGGCGACCGCGCCGGCATCACCGCCGAGTTCATCGCGGAGACCGTCAAGGAAGACATCCACGAGCAGTACGAGGCCCGCGAGAAGCAGCTCGGCTCCGACATCATGCGCGAGCTGGAGAGGCGCGTGGTCCTGTCGGTCCTGGACCGCAAGTGGCGCGAGCACCTCTACGAGATGGACTACCTCCAGGAGGGCATCGGCCTCCGTGCCATGGCGCAGAAGGACCCGCTGGTCGAGTACCAGCGCGAGGGCTTCGACATGTTCAACGCCATGATGGACGGCATCAAGGAGGAGTCCGTCGGCTACCTGTTCAACCTGGAGGTCCAGGTCGAGCAGCAGGTCGAGGAGCTGCCGGTCGCGGCCGACGCGCTGCCGGCGCAGGACTCGCGCCCGGAGATCCGCGCCAAGGGTCTGGACGCGCCGCAGCGCCCGGACCGGCTGCACTTCTCCGCGCCGACCGTCGACGGTGAGGGCGGTGTCGTCGAGGGTGACTTCGGGGACACGGTGCCCGAGGGTGACGGGATGACGCGGGCTGAGCGGCGCAAGGCGCAGAAGGCGGCCGGAGGCCGCCGTCGCAAGAAGTAG
- a CDS encoding Rv3235 family protein, with the protein MTRSTDRTRPAGRHDQRRPPSGPRVPRQVKPHYWFAERLLAVLSGQRPVHWMLGHTIGETYEQLVSLAPDTPLRPADRIRPLIRHCDLANPAEGVIEAFARIGTGDRVTAMAFRLEQGQDLRWRCAAVEIGPRP; encoded by the coding sequence ATGACCAGGAGCACGGACCGCACCCGTCCCGCGGGCCGTCATGACCAGCGGCGTCCGCCGTCCGGGCCGCGGGTGCCGCGCCAGGTCAAGCCGCACTACTGGTTCGCGGAGCGGCTGCTGGCCGTCCTCAGCGGCCAGCGCCCGGTGCACTGGATGCTCGGCCACACCATCGGCGAGACGTACGAACAGCTCGTCTCGCTGGCCCCGGACACCCCGCTGCGCCCCGCGGACCGGATCCGCCCCCTGATCCGCCACTGCGACCTCGCCAACCCCGCGGAAGGCGTCATCGAGGCCTTCGCCCGCATCGGCACCGGCGACCGCGTCACCGCCATGGCCTTCCGCCTGGAACAGGGCCAGGACCTCCGCTGGCGCTGCGCCGCCGTGGAAATCGGCCCCCGCCCATGA
- a CDS encoding DUF6912 family protein: protein MRVYVPLTLPGLAAAHQAGELGPAPLRAYAVTPALRDWYVSDDVEELEYAALGRAAAASLRLLAADPAAAPRRVVVAVDVADKAVSPLAGADEEAGLGQVAVEGAVRLTAAGAVHADADDAGPEVAAAAAALAAAEAGDEDARATVDGAEDHELLWFGVQEIPNLIG, encoded by the coding sequence ATGCGCGTGTACGTCCCTCTGACCCTCCCCGGTCTCGCCGCGGCGCACCAGGCGGGCGAGCTGGGCCCGGCCCCGCTGCGCGCCTACGCCGTCACCCCCGCGCTGCGCGACTGGTACGTCTCGGACGACGTCGAGGAGCTCGAGTACGCCGCGCTGGGCCGTGCCGCCGCCGCCTCGCTGCGGCTCCTGGCCGCCGATCCCGCCGCCGCTCCCCGCCGGGTCGTGGTGGCCGTGGACGTGGCCGACAAGGCGGTCTCCCCGCTCGCCGGGGCGGACGAGGAGGCGGGCCTGGGGCAGGTCGCGGTGGAGGGTGCCGTGCGCCTGACCGCCGCGGGCGCCGTGCACGCGGACGCCGACGACGCCGGGCCGGAGGTGGCGGCCGCGGCCGCGGCGCTGGCGGCGGCCGAGGCGGGCGACGAGGACGCGCGCGCCACCGTGGACGGCGCCGAGGACCACGAGCTGCTGTGGTTCGGCGTGCAGGAGATCCCCAACCTGATCGGCTAG
- a CDS encoding HAD family hydrolase translates to MGTTRDTAAPHIVWDWNGTLLHDIHAVIEATNASFAELGLAPLTLERYRELYCVPVPKFYERLMGRLPTDAEWVVMDEAFHRHYWAFAEHAGLAEGARELLGGWTAGGGTQSLLSLAPHERLVPLVRTHRIDHHFVRVDGRTGPSHTTKAGHLVRHLAALEGVQAARTVLIGDAVDDAHAAAHVGALAVLYTGGSHSRSSLASAGVPVVDSLAEAVHTARELAQ, encoded by the coding sequence ATGGGGACGACACGGGACACTGCCGCGCCGCACATCGTGTGGGACTGGAACGGCACGCTGCTGCACGACATCCACGCGGTCATCGAGGCGACGAACGCCTCCTTCGCGGAGCTGGGCCTCGCGCCGCTCACGCTGGAGCGCTACCGCGAGCTGTACTGCGTACCCGTGCCGAAGTTCTACGAGCGGCTGATGGGCCGGCTGCCCACGGACGCCGAGTGGGTCGTCATGGACGAGGCGTTCCACCGGCACTACTGGGCGTTCGCCGAGCACGCCGGGCTGGCGGAGGGGGCCCGGGAGCTGCTCGGCGGCTGGACGGCCGGGGGCGGCACCCAGTCGCTGCTCTCGCTGGCGCCGCACGAGCGGCTGGTGCCGCTGGTGCGCACGCACCGGATCGACCACCACTTCGTCAGGGTCGACGGGCGGACCGGGCCCTCGCACACGACGAAGGCGGGCCATCTGGTGCGTCACCTGGCGGCCCTGGAGGGCGTCCAGGCGGCCCGTACGGTCCTCATCGGGGACGCGGTCGACGACGCGCACGCGGCCGCGCACGTGGGCGCCCTGGCCGTCCTGTACACCGGCGGGTCACACAGCCGGAGCAGTCTGGCGTCGGCGGGGGTGCCGGTGGTCGACAGTCTGGCGGAGGCCGTTCACACGGCTCGGGAACTGGCTCAATAG